In a genomic window of Flammeovirga agarivorans:
- a CDS encoding PspA/IM30 family protein, whose amino-acid sequence MFGWLKRLFGIVEAETHSVLDKLENPIKQTEQGIRDLKADLSKSMQGLAEVKALTIREKKEFEANNRNAKDFEQKAILLVQRASNGQIDSDEADRLATQALERKQQYAQRAAANQKNIDNYGGMLKKMEGNVQQLKSQISNWENELKTLRARATVSDASAKLNKQLSNIDSSNTVARLEKMKQKVEEKEALADSYSDIAQLANQSVDSEIDQALGIAPGSTPSIGASDELNKLKARLAQGNQDTSSQSDTNQQAPPSSSSEQSELDKLKEQLKNKS is encoded by the coding sequence ATGTTTGGATGGTTAAAAAGACTTTTTGGTATAGTTGAAGCTGAAACTCATTCAGTTCTTGATAAATTAGAAAACCCAATAAAACAAACGGAACAAGGGATACGTGATTTGAAAGCTGACCTTTCTAAATCGATGCAAGGATTAGCCGAAGTAAAAGCGTTAACTATTCGTGAGAAGAAGGAGTTTGAGGCGAACAATAGAAACGCAAAAGATTTTGAGCAAAAAGCAATTTTATTAGTTCAGAGAGCTAGTAATGGTCAAATAGATTCTGATGAAGCTGATCGTTTAGCAACACAGGCGTTAGAAAGAAAACAACAATATGCTCAGAGAGCAGCCGCTAATCAAAAGAATATTGATAATTATGGTGGCATGTTGAAAAAAATGGAAGGCAATGTTCAACAATTGAAGTCACAGATTTCTAATTGGGAAAATGAATTAAAGACTTTAAGAGCAAGAGCTACCGTAAGCGATGCCTCTGCTAAGTTGAACAAACAGTTATCAAATATCGACTCTTCAAATACTGTTGCTCGTTTAGAGAAAATGAAGCAAAAAGTTGAAGAAAAAGAAGCATTGGCAGATTCATATAGTGATATCGCACAATTGGCCAATCAATCTGTTGATTCTGAAATTGATCAGGCATTAGGGATTGCTCCTGGAAGTACTCCTTCTATCGGGGCTTCTGATGAATTGAATAAATTAAAAGCAAGGTTGGCACAAGGAAACCAAGATACTTCATCACAATCTGATACCAATCAACAAGCTCCTCCATCCTCTTCTTCTGAACAATCAGAATTAGATAAATTGAAAGAGCAATTAAAAAATAAATCATAA
- a CDS encoding J domain-containing protein, whose product MLVDRFKNILKATINDQIESNPVFQNLFQDDDGFKKEWQKYYDEIIKENKSTNTDYQDYSYQDTYQQQYQAPKSEPTVEEKHYNALEVKPGDDFATIKKSYRRLVKVYHPDLYTSDPKKQEMAQKVTLEINEAYNYFEKKYKK is encoded by the coding sequence ATGTTAGTAGACCGTTTTAAGAATATATTAAAAGCTACAATTAATGATCAAATAGAAAGTAATCCTGTCTTTCAAAACCTATTTCAAGATGATGATGGGTTTAAAAAAGAATGGCAGAAATATTATGATGAGATCATAAAAGAAAATAAATCAACAAATACAGATTACCAGGACTACTCCTATCAGGATACTTACCAACAGCAATATCAAGCACCAAAATCCGAACCTACTGTAGAAGAAAAACATTACAATGCATTAGAAGTTAAACCAGGTGATGACTTTGCTACAATTAAGAAATCATATAGAAGACTTGTAAAAGTATATCACCCTGATTTATATACTAGCGATCCAAAGAAACAGGAAATGGCCCAAAAGGTTACTTTGGAAATTAATGAGGCTTACAATTACTTTGAAAAAAAATATAAAAAATAG